One part of the candidate division WOR-3 bacterium genome encodes these proteins:
- a CDS encoding DUF4411 family protein, with amino-acid sequence MAYVLDANVFISAKNLHYGLDFCPAFWDWLVENNAAGRVFSIEKVGDEILALADDLSAWAGARGAGFFLRPDASAVPSLGAVSAWATGQRYEPAAVSTFLQVADYYLVAQARAGRHTVVTHEIPSASTRKIKIPDACIGLNIKCMTPYEMLRLERARFILGPSP; translated from the coding sequence ATGGCCTACGTACTCGATGCCAACGTGTTCATCAGCGCCAAGAACCTGCACTACGGGCTTGACTTCTGCCCGGCGTTCTGGGACTGGCTTGTCGAGAACAACGCCGCCGGGAGAGTCTTCAGCATCGAGAAGGTCGGGGACGAGATATTGGCCTTGGCGGACGATTTGTCGGCATGGGCCGGGGCACGGGGAGCGGGGTTCTTCCTCCGGCCCGATGCATCCGCGGTTCCTTCCCTGGGCGCGGTGAGCGCCTGGGCCACAGGGCAGCGCTACGAACCTGCCGCCGTGAGCACCTTTCTCCAGGTGGCCGACTACTACCTCGTCGCGCAGGCCCGCGCCGGCAGGCACACGGTTGTCACGCATGAGATACCTTCAGCCTCTACGCGGAAGATCAAGATTCCTGATGCCTGCATCGGTCTCAACATCAAGTGTATGACGCCCTACGAGATGCTACGCCTCGAGCGCGCACGCTTCATCCTGGGGCCAAGTCCTTGA